The proteins below come from a single Saccharopolyspora sp. SCSIO 74807 genomic window:
- a CDS encoding alkaline phosphatase D family protein, whose amino-acid sequence MPDPTTPRSVSRRAVLLGGAAALGTTAVGGSALANAFALPGAGSGRPLADPFTLGVASGDPVADGVVLWTRLAPDPTADDGKGGMPERVVPVQWELAEDENFSRIVQRGEAQAAPELGHSVHVELEGLRPGAEYYYRFRAEGSVSPAALTRTAPAPGTMGELTMCFASCAHYGEGYFTAYRRMAEEEPQLILHLGDYQYEYAAEDGDVRKVLGPETRTLANYRQRHAQYKTDPDLQLAHATAPWVVVWDDHETENNWADETPEKPDSGFLDRRKAAFQAYYENMPLRSTAKPKGIDMQLYRRLQWGDLTTFHMLDTRQYRDDQPCGDEGNVDCKERLNPDRTITGSEQERWLLDGFANSSARWDVLGQQVFFSRLDNDVDDGVEFSTDSWAAYVANRDRVANALGESKVRNGVVLTGDVHRHWAAEVQTEHENTDSPVVATEFVTTSITSGGDGSDDGKQDVLAENPHVKFHKNRRGYVRTKFTAGELRADYRVLPYVSKKDAEVSTAKSFVVEDGKPALNEA is encoded by the coding sequence ATGCCCGACCCCACCACGCCTCGATCCGTTTCCCGCCGCGCCGTGCTGCTCGGCGGCGCCGCCGCGCTCGGCACCACCGCCGTCGGCGGTTCTGCGCTGGCGAACGCCTTCGCACTGCCCGGCGCGGGCAGCGGGCGGCCGCTGGCCGACCCGTTCACGCTCGGCGTCGCCTCCGGCGACCCGGTCGCCGACGGCGTCGTGCTCTGGACCCGGCTCGCGCCCGACCCCACCGCCGACGACGGCAAGGGCGGCATGCCCGAGCGCGTCGTGCCGGTGCAGTGGGAACTCGCCGAGGACGAGAACTTCAGCCGCATCGTGCAGCGCGGCGAAGCCCAGGCCGCCCCGGAACTCGGGCACAGCGTGCACGTCGAACTCGAGGGCCTGCGGCCCGGCGCGGAGTACTACTACCGGTTCCGCGCCGAAGGCAGCGTCTCGCCCGCCGCGTTGACCCGCACCGCCCCCGCGCCGGGCACGATGGGTGAGCTGACGATGTGCTTCGCCTCCTGCGCGCACTACGGCGAGGGCTACTTCACCGCCTACCGCCGGATGGCCGAGGAGGAGCCGCAGCTGATCCTGCACCTCGGCGACTACCAGTACGAGTACGCCGCCGAGGACGGCGACGTGCGCAAGGTGCTCGGCCCGGAGACGCGCACGCTGGCGAACTACCGCCAGCGGCACGCGCAGTACAAGACCGACCCGGACCTGCAGCTCGCGCACGCCACCGCGCCGTGGGTCGTGGTGTGGGACGACCACGAGACGGAGAACAACTGGGCGGACGAGACACCGGAGAAACCGGACTCCGGCTTCCTGGACCGCCGCAAGGCCGCCTTCCAGGCGTACTACGAGAACATGCCGCTGCGCTCCACGGCCAAGCCCAAGGGCATCGACATGCAGCTCTACCGCCGGCTGCAGTGGGGCGACCTGACCACGTTCCACATGCTCGACACCCGGCAGTACCGGGACGACCAGCCGTGCGGCGACGAGGGCAACGTGGACTGCAAGGAGAGGCTGAACCCGGACCGCACGATCACCGGCTCGGAGCAGGAGCGGTGGCTGCTGGACGGGTTCGCGAACTCCTCGGCGCGCTGGGACGTGCTGGGCCAGCAGGTGTTCTTCTCCCGGCTGGACAACGACGTCGACGACGGGGTCGAGTTCAGCACCGACTCGTGGGCGGCGTACGTGGCCAACAGGGACCGGGTCGCCAACGCGCTCGGCGAGAGCAAGGTCCGCAACGGCGTGGTGCTCACCGGTGACGTGCACCGGCACTGGGCCGCGGAGGTGCAGACCGAGCACGAGAACACCGATTCCCCTGTGGTGGCCACCGAGTTCGTCACGACCTCGATCACCAGCGGTGGCGACGGCAGCGACGACGGCAAGCAGGACGTGCTCGCGGAGAACCCGCACGTGAAGTTCCACAAGAACCGGCGCGGCTACGTGCGGACCAAGTTCACCGCGGGCGAGCTGCGGGCGGACTACCGGGTGCTGCCGTACGTGTCGAAGAAGGACGCCGAGGTCTCCACGGCGAAGAGCTTCGTCGTCGAGGACGGCAAGCCCGCCTTGAACGAGGCGTGA
- a CDS encoding ElyC/SanA/YdcF family protein, translating to MAGSLGLAGLPSVWVRARSAGRIRTFADVPPAEVALVLGAGVRWDGRPSRILAGRLDVALALYRSGLVEQLLVSGSPESRGYSEPVVMRDFLVSRGVPRTAVLLDESGVDTWCSCRGAAEVFGLRAVTVVTTRFHLRRAVALCRRAGIDACGVGHDAAADGLRRVSARGARREFLATTKAFWRSH from the coding sequence GTGGCGGGCTCGCTCGGGCTGGCGGGCCTGCCCTCGGTCTGGGTCCGAGCGCGCAGCGCGGGCCGGATCCGCACGTTCGCCGACGTGCCGCCCGCCGAGGTGGCGCTGGTGCTCGGCGCCGGGGTGCGCTGGGACGGGCGGCCCAGCCGGATATTGGCCGGGCGGCTGGACGTCGCGCTCGCCCTGTACCGGTCCGGGCTGGTCGAGCAGCTGCTGGTCAGCGGGAGCCCGGAGTCGCGCGGGTACAGCGAACCGGTGGTCATGCGGGATTTCCTCGTGTCGCGGGGAGTTCCGCGCACGGCGGTGCTGCTGGACGAGTCCGGTGTGGACACGTGGTGCTCGTGCCGCGGTGCCGCGGAGGTGTTCGGGCTGCGCGCGGTCACCGTGGTCACCACCCGGTTCCACCTGCGCCGGGCGGTGGCGCTGTGCCGCCGCGCGGGCATCGACGCTTGCGGCGTCGGTCACGACGCGGCCGCCGACGGGCTGCGGCGGGTGTCCGCGCGCGGCGCGCGGCGTGAATTCCTGGCGACCACCAAGGCGTTCTGGCGCAGCCACTGA
- a CDS encoding 3-keto-5-aminohexanoate cleavage protein: MNDEVIITAALTGAGDTVGKSEHVPVSPEQIAESAVQAANAGAAVVHIHVRDVETGQGSREVPLYREVVRRIRESDVDVVINLTAGMGGDLVIDQDDPLKPVDGTDLVNGLDRLPHVEELLPDICTMDCGSLNFGEGSQLYISTPDMLRAGAKRIQELGVKPELEIFDTGQLWFATKMIEEGLLDAPPLFQLCMGIPYGAPPDPGLLQSMVRMLPEGANWASFSIGRNQFPWVAQSALLGGQVRVGLEDNLYLSKGVKATNAQLVERAVTIVESLGSRVATPDQARAKLGLKRRS; this comes from the coding sequence ATGAACGACGAAGTGATCATCACCGCCGCGCTGACCGGCGCGGGCGACACGGTGGGCAAGAGCGAGCACGTGCCGGTGAGTCCCGAGCAGATCGCCGAATCCGCGGTGCAAGCCGCGAACGCGGGCGCCGCCGTGGTGCACATCCACGTGCGCGACGTGGAAACCGGCCAGGGTTCGCGCGAGGTGCCGCTGTACCGCGAGGTGGTGCGCCGCATTCGCGAGTCCGATGTGGACGTCGTGATCAACCTGACCGCGGGCATGGGCGGCGACCTGGTGATCGACCAGGACGACCCGCTCAAGCCGGTGGACGGCACCGACCTGGTCAACGGCCTGGACCGGTTGCCGCACGTCGAGGAGCTGCTGCCGGACATCTGCACGATGGACTGCGGTTCGCTGAACTTCGGCGAAGGCAGCCAGCTCTACATCAGCACCCCGGACATGCTGCGCGCGGGCGCGAAGCGGATCCAGGAGCTCGGCGTCAAGCCGGAGCTGGAGATCTTCGACACCGGCCAGCTGTGGTTCGCCACCAAGATGATCGAGGAAGGGCTGCTGGACGCTCCGCCGCTTTTCCAGCTGTGCATGGGAATTCCGTACGGCGCGCCGCCCGACCCCGGGCTGCTGCAATCGATGGTGCGGATGCTGCCGGAAGGCGCGAACTGGGCGAGCTTCTCGATCGGCCGCAACCAGTTCCCGTGGGTGGCGCAGTCGGCGCTGCTGGGCGGGCAGGTCCGGGTCGGGCTGGAGGACAACCTGTACCTGAGCAAGGGCGTGAAGGCCACGAACGCACAGCTCGTGGAGCGCGCGGTGACGATCGTGGAGAGCTTGGGGTCGCGGGTGGCGACTCCGGACCAGGCGCGCGCCAAGCTCGGCCTGAAGCGGAGGTCCTGA
- a CDS encoding 3-hydroxyacyl-CoA dehydrogenase NAD-binding domain-containing protein produces MAPHVACIGAGVIGGGWVAHFLARGYRVTAWDPDADFGPRLRRLVDAAWPALTELGLADGATRDDLTFASTLDEAVAGADFVQESAPEDLEIKQDLLARIDAATPAGVVISSSTSGYGMTEMQQRCTTPERLVVGHPFNPPYLIPLVEVVGGERTERWAVEHASRFFEAAGKSVITMDREVPGFIANRLQEALWREALHMVAEGEATVAQIDASITEGPGLRWPLFGPCLTFHLAGGEGGMAHMLDQFGPSLKSPWTRLEAPELTDDLRERMIQGCAEEDGRDISELVAERDRAVIAVLRAVREVREGS; encoded by the coding sequence ATGGCACCGCACGTCGCGTGCATCGGCGCCGGAGTCATCGGCGGCGGCTGGGTCGCGCACTTCCTGGCGCGGGGATACCGCGTGACCGCGTGGGATCCGGACGCGGACTTCGGGCCGCGGCTGCGGCGGCTGGTTGATGCCGCGTGGCCTGCGCTGACCGAGCTGGGCCTGGCCGATGGCGCGACGCGGGACGACCTCACCTTCGCGTCCACTCTGGACGAGGCGGTGGCCGGGGCGGACTTCGTGCAGGAGAGCGCGCCGGAGGACCTGGAGATCAAGCAGGACCTGCTGGCCCGCATCGACGCCGCGACGCCCGCCGGCGTGGTGATCTCCTCGTCCACCTCCGGGTACGGCATGACCGAGATGCAGCAGCGCTGCACCACCCCGGAACGCCTGGTGGTCGGGCATCCGTTCAACCCGCCGTACCTGATCCCGCTGGTCGAGGTCGTGGGCGGCGAGCGCACCGAGCGGTGGGCCGTCGAGCACGCTTCGCGCTTCTTCGAGGCGGCGGGCAAGTCGGTGATCACGATGGACCGCGAGGTGCCGGGTTTCATCGCCAACCGGCTGCAAGAGGCGCTGTGGCGGGAAGCGCTGCACATGGTGGCCGAGGGCGAGGCGACGGTCGCGCAGATCGACGCCTCGATCACCGAAGGCCCGGGGTTGCGGTGGCCGCTTTTCGGGCCGTGCCTGACCTTCCACCTCGCTGGCGGTGAAGGCGGGATGGCGCACATGCTCGACCAGTTCGGGCCGTCGCTGAAGTCGCCGTGGACCCGGCTGGAAGCTCCGGAACTCACCGATGACCTGCGGGAACGGATGATTCAGGGCTGCGCCGAAGAGGACGGCCGGGACATCTCCGAACTCGTCGCCGAGCGGGACCGCGCGGTGATCGCGGTGCTGCGGGCGGTGCGGGAAGTGCGGGAGGGTTCGTGA
- a CDS encoding thioesterase family protein, protein MSWELRQRVRPEWIDYNGHLSEAYYVLVFGFATDAVMERIGLDAAYRATTGHSLYTVEAHVRYLREVGPDADMVVTSRIVGGGAKKLLLCHEMTVDGVLRATEEVVALHVGSDRAVPFPDDVADRITAAIEPAPEYAGRSIS, encoded by the coding sequence GTGAGCTGGGAGCTGCGACAGCGCGTCCGTCCGGAGTGGATCGACTACAACGGGCACCTCAGCGAGGCGTACTACGTGCTGGTGTTCGGATTCGCCACGGACGCGGTGATGGAGCGGATCGGTTTGGACGCCGCATACCGCGCCACGACCGGGCATTCGCTCTACACCGTCGAAGCGCACGTGCGGTACCTGCGGGAAGTCGGCCCGGACGCGGACATGGTCGTCACGTCCCGGATCGTCGGCGGCGGTGCGAAGAAGCTCTTGCTGTGCCACGAGATGACCGTGGACGGCGTGCTGCGCGCCACCGAGGAGGTCGTTGCGCTGCACGTCGGCTCCGACCGCGCGGTCCCGTTCCCGGACGACGTCGCCGACCGGATCACCGCGGCCATCGAGCCCGCCCCCGAGTACGCGGGCCGCTCGATCAGCTGA
- the tsaD gene encoding tRNA (adenosine(37)-N6)-threonylcarbamoyltransferase complex transferase subunit TsaD has protein sequence MTATDRIVLGIESSCDETGVGLVRLGPDGSVSLLADAVASSVDEHARFGGVVPEIASRAHLAAMAPTMRRALDESGLGLSDVDAIAVTAGPGLAGALMVGVAAAKAYSAALGVPLYGVNHLAGHVAVDTLQHGPLPKRCLAMLVSGGHTQLLLVEGVAESITQIGSTIDDAAGEAYDKVARILDLPYPGGPPIDKMAREGSADAIEFPRGLTGPRDSRHDFSFSGLKTAVARWVEHEQRAGREVPVADVCASFQEAVADVLTSKAVRAADELGVDTVVISGGVAANSRLAALAAERCAAAGLALRVPKPRLCTDNGAMIAALGAHVLASGARPSPLDISANPGLPVDTINLPAHHQE, from the coding sequence ATGACCGCCACCGACCGGATCGTGCTCGGCATCGAGAGCTCCTGCGACGAAACCGGCGTCGGGCTGGTGCGCCTCGGCCCGGACGGTTCGGTGAGCCTGCTGGCGGACGCGGTCGCGTCCAGCGTCGACGAGCACGCCCGCTTCGGCGGGGTGGTGCCGGAGATCGCCAGCCGTGCGCACTTGGCCGCGATGGCGCCCACGATGCGCCGCGCGCTGGACGAATCCGGCCTCGGTCTGTCCGATGTGGACGCTATCGCGGTGACAGCCGGACCCGGCCTGGCCGGAGCGCTGATGGTCGGGGTCGCCGCGGCCAAGGCCTACTCGGCCGCGCTGGGCGTGCCGCTCTACGGCGTCAACCACCTCGCCGGGCACGTCGCCGTGGACACGCTGCAGCACGGGCCGCTGCCCAAGCGCTGCCTGGCGATGCTGGTCTCCGGCGGGCACACCCAGCTGCTGCTGGTGGAAGGCGTCGCCGAGAGCATCACGCAGATCGGCTCCACCATCGACGACGCGGCGGGGGAGGCGTACGACAAGGTCGCCCGCATCCTCGACCTGCCTTACCCGGGCGGGCCGCCGATCGACAAGATGGCGCGGGAGGGCTCCGCGGACGCGATCGAGTTCCCGCGCGGGCTGACCGGGCCGCGGGACTCGCGGCACGATTTCTCCTTCTCCGGGCTGAAAACGGCGGTGGCCCGGTGGGTCGAGCACGAGCAGCGGGCCGGGCGGGAAGTGCCGGTCGCCGACGTGTGCGCCTCGTTCCAGGAGGCGGTGGCCGACGTGCTCACCTCGAAGGCGGTGCGCGCGGCCGACGAGCTCGGCGTGGACACGGTGGTCATTTCCGGTGGCGTTGCGGCGAATTCGCGGCTGGCCGCGCTGGCCGCGGAGCGCTGCGCTGCCGCCGGGCTCGCGCTGCGCGTGCCGAAACCCCGGCTGTGCACCGACAACGGCGCGATGATCGCCGCGCTCGGCGCGCACGTGCTGGCCTCCGGCGCGCGACCGTCCCCGCTGGACATCTCCGCGAACCCCGGCCTGCCGGTCGACACCATCAACCTCCCCGCACACCACCAGGAGTGA
- the rimI gene encoding ribosomal protein S18-alanine N-acetyltransferase, producing the protein MSGPFVAKLRRRDLKRCAELEQVLFPGDDPWSLASFTSELDRGHLYFGAYDGEVLIGYAGLALTGRPPEAEVHTIGVDPDHQRRGVGRALLLRLLSRADEQRATTFLEVRTDNEPAIEMYRAHGFEIVGLRRRYYQPSGADAHTMRRPPLGEPEHQEGGGPE; encoded by the coding sequence GTGAGCGGGCCGTTCGTGGCGAAGCTGCGCCGCCGCGACCTGAAGCGCTGCGCCGAGCTGGAGCAGGTGCTGTTCCCCGGCGACGATCCGTGGTCGCTCGCCTCGTTCACCTCGGAACTCGACCGCGGCCACCTCTACTTCGGCGCCTACGACGGCGAGGTGCTGATCGGCTACGCGGGCCTGGCGCTGACCGGGCGCCCGCCGGAAGCCGAGGTGCACACCATCGGCGTCGACCCGGACCACCAGCGCCGCGGCGTCGGCCGGGCGCTGCTGCTGCGGCTGCTGTCCCGCGCCGATGAGCAGCGCGCCACAACGTTCCTCGAAGTGCGCACCGACAACGAACCGGCGATCGAGATGTACCGGGCGCACGGCTTCGAGATCGTCGGCCTGCGCAGGCGCTACTACCAGCCCTCCGGCGCCGACGCGCACACCATGCGCCGCCCGCCGCTGGGCGAACCGGAACACCAGGAGGGAGGTGGCCCGGAATGA
- the tsaB gene encoding tRNA (adenosine(37)-N6)-threonylcarbamoyltransferase complex dimerization subunit type 1 TsaB: MLVIALDTSTPAVTAGLVALDGGGPRPLAQRVTINARAHGELLTPHLMAAVAEAGHQLSDADAVVVGSGPGPFTGLRAGMVTAGALGHALDVPVHPVCSLDAIAAAVPGATPDAGAIADIGEPGAAVAGATGGMRLLVATDARRKEVYWAAYGSDRSRLTGPHVHRPQDVPAEIDGLDLDHAAGTMAAEHRDSFGLDVLEPQHPTPTGLVAAARGEVLSGAEPLPLVPMYLRRPDAAAPAPRKQVSPVDSGGTP; this comes from the coding sequence GTGCTCGTCATCGCGCTGGACACCTCGACGCCCGCGGTCACCGCGGGACTGGTCGCCCTGGACGGCGGCGGGCCGCGGCCCCTCGCGCAACGTGTGACGATCAACGCGCGGGCGCACGGTGAGCTGCTCACCCCGCACCTGATGGCCGCGGTCGCCGAAGCCGGCCACCAGCTCTCCGACGCCGACGCGGTCGTCGTCGGCTCCGGCCCCGGACCGTTCACCGGGCTGCGCGCGGGCATGGTCACCGCGGGTGCTCTCGGGCACGCCCTGGACGTGCCGGTGCATCCGGTGTGCAGCCTCGACGCGATCGCCGCCGCGGTACCCGGCGCGACCCCGGACGCGGGCGCGATCGCCGACATCGGCGAACCCGGGGCCGCCGTGGCGGGCGCGACCGGCGGGATGCGGCTGCTGGTCGCCACCGATGCGCGCCGCAAGGAGGTCTACTGGGCCGCCTACGGCAGCGACCGCTCCCGGCTGACCGGCCCGCACGTGCACCGCCCGCAGGACGTGCCCGCCGAGATCGACGGGCTCGACCTGGACCACGCGGCCGGGACGATGGCCGCCGAGCACCGCGACAGCTTCGGGCTCGACGTGCTGGAACCGCAGCATCCGACGCCGACCGGGCTGGTCGCGGCCGCCCGCGGTGAAGTGCTCTCCGGCGCCGAACCGCTCCCGCTGGTGCCGATGTACCTGCGGCGCCCGGACGCCGCAGCGCCCGCACCGCGCAAGCAGGTCAGCCCGGTGGATTCGGGAGGCACGCCGTGA
- a CDS encoding barstar family protein, whose translation MTSTALQITSSLVTGGRRVPSRGHAADPAPACWQSAEGELLVPERFVCAEPRDLFSAASPSNTADGIECERLGWAHLTDATGESLSSWAAPTGGAPAIHVAVLDGTRCRAAPELFRHCAEVLELPEYFGHNWDAFDECVSDLLILDEGGLGSYYGGRAGILADRLLLVFRRADQLLAESARGELRVLLSLLKRAYPGAQGRITQHSYADLRVLFQCALRPPGRCAQALTEQLPKASGRGL comes from the coding sequence ATGACGAGCACAGCACTGCAGATTACGTCAAGCCTGGTCACCGGCGGTCGACGGGTGCCGAGCAGGGGCCACGCGGCCGACCCTGCCCCGGCATGCTGGCAGTCGGCGGAAGGGGAGCTACTCGTGCCGGAACGTTTCGTCTGCGCAGAACCGCGAGATCTGTTCAGCGCGGCGTCCCCGAGCAATACAGCCGACGGGATCGAGTGCGAACGGCTCGGGTGGGCGCATCTCACCGATGCGACCGGTGAGTCGTTGAGCAGCTGGGCCGCACCGACCGGCGGAGCACCGGCGATCCACGTCGCCGTACTCGACGGAACGCGTTGCCGTGCTGCACCCGAGTTATTCCGGCACTGCGCCGAGGTCTTGGAGTTGCCCGAGTACTTCGGCCACAACTGGGACGCGTTCGATGAGTGCGTTTCCGACCTGCTGATATTGGACGAAGGCGGGCTGGGCAGCTACTACGGCGGTCGAGCGGGCATCCTTGCCGACCGGTTGTTGCTGGTGTTCCGGCGGGCGGATCAGCTGCTGGCCGAGTCCGCCCGCGGGGAGCTCCGGGTACTTCTGTCGCTTCTCAAGCGCGCGTACCCGGGGGCACAAGGCCGCATCACGCAGCACAGCTACGCGGATCTTCGCGTGCTGTTCCAGTGCGCTCTGCGGCCGCCGGGCAGGTGCGCTCAAGCGCTCACCGAGCAACTCCCTAAAGCTTCAGGAAGGGGCTTGTGA
- a CDS encoding AAA family ATPase, which yields MATQLQIRWIRIRTEQGWQAPYDLDSRVVAIVGVADTGKSSLLECICFALGGDIREFRGAVDRHLLEVEIGIRLPTGSYQLRRSRKDISRVCLSDESGTPVRPLPVRPKGSTPTISEWLLEQLGLLEKFSSVRVERVGPLDFPTDLLPYLHLNQSDIDRHIIRSQRHDRPRLVTLKLLLNLTTSEHERLTGEIEEIGKEISKLFERAETVREFLAESASTDRAAVEEELAAVRAARCRALDELAAAKETARTATGDSEQLRARRLAAQREVAASDRELDEIHREHAACVAELERVEDALAHLDGLAATDPQDRATLPLIESNCPACRTDLTDRVPDPGRCYLCTSLLPGEEYPAQRRPLIRSQERLLARRAELENSAAEAETAAGRVRENLRQVDETLEWEAASGLAPFVDRLAALSAEAARLQAAEEALKRTLAAHDRLADRYRKIEEQQTLLGKRKQQRALAGADVEDPEQVRSVLTGIFQHIVHSIGLPNATGHAWIDKDKWGPVVDGQKFTQRGSGARAAVSIAYSLALLTYSLENENVAAPTLLMVDSPQKNYGANTHDKKLAYRVYGRFLDLMDDRRSWGNDRFARPYQVIIVDNDIDQGVADRILVHRFDREQGFIRDLAEPHGPVVVPVQGVLGEEQDAALE from the coding sequence ATGGCGACGCAGCTCCAGATCCGCTGGATACGTATCCGGACCGAGCAGGGCTGGCAGGCCCCCTACGATCTCGATTCCCGCGTCGTGGCCATCGTCGGTGTGGCCGACACCGGCAAGTCATCGTTGCTGGAATGCATCTGCTTCGCTCTTGGTGGGGACATCAGGGAGTTCCGGGGCGCGGTGGACCGGCACCTGCTCGAGGTCGAGATCGGCATCCGGTTGCCCACCGGTTCCTACCAGCTCCGGCGTTCCCGCAAGGACATATCGCGGGTGTGCTTATCGGACGAGTCCGGCACGCCGGTACGGCCCCTCCCGGTCCGACCGAAGGGCTCGACGCCCACCATCTCGGAGTGGCTGTTGGAACAGTTGGGACTGCTCGAGAAGTTCAGCTCGGTGCGGGTGGAGCGCGTGGGTCCGCTGGACTTCCCCACTGATCTGCTCCCGTACCTGCACCTCAACCAGAGCGACATCGACCGGCACATCATCAGGTCCCAACGGCACGACCGTCCGCGGTTGGTCACGCTGAAATTGCTGCTCAACCTCACGACCTCCGAACACGAGCGGTTGACCGGCGAGATCGAGGAGATCGGCAAGGAGATCAGCAAACTGTTCGAACGGGCCGAAACGGTCCGCGAATTCCTGGCCGAATCGGCGAGCACCGACCGAGCGGCCGTTGAAGAAGAACTGGCCGCAGTGCGTGCTGCGCGGTGCCGCGCGCTCGACGAACTCGCAGCGGCGAAGGAGACGGCGCGAACCGCAACCGGTGATTCGGAACAGCTGCGCGCGCGTCGCCTGGCGGCGCAGCGGGAGGTCGCTGCGTCGGACCGCGAACTCGATGAGATCCACCGGGAGCACGCCGCGTGCGTGGCGGAGTTGGAGCGGGTCGAGGACGCGTTGGCCCACCTGGATGGACTTGCAGCGACTGATCCGCAGGACCGTGCGACGTTGCCGCTGATCGAGTCCAACTGTCCTGCGTGCCGTACGGATCTCACAGATCGAGTGCCCGACCCCGGTCGGTGCTACCTGTGCACCAGCCTGTTGCCGGGCGAGGAATATCCGGCGCAGCGGCGGCCCCTGATCAGGTCGCAGGAGCGCCTGCTGGCCAGGCGTGCCGAGTTGGAGAACTCCGCGGCGGAGGCCGAAACAGCGGCTGGGCGTGTGCGCGAGAACCTCCGTCAAGTGGACGAGACGCTCGAGTGGGAAGCCGCGAGCGGACTCGCGCCTTTCGTTGACCGGCTCGCCGCGCTATCGGCCGAGGCGGCGCGGTTGCAGGCGGCAGAGGAGGCGCTGAAGCGGACGTTGGCTGCGCACGACAGGCTTGCTGACCGCTACCGGAAGATCGAGGAGCAGCAGACGCTGCTGGGCAAGCGCAAACAACAGCGTGCCTTGGCCGGCGCCGATGTCGAGGATCCCGAACAGGTGCGCTCCGTGCTCACAGGGATCTTCCAGCACATCGTCCACTCCATCGGTCTGCCCAACGCGACCGGCCATGCGTGGATCGACAAGGACAAGTGGGGTCCCGTGGTCGACGGGCAGAAGTTCACCCAGCGCGGAAGCGGCGCGCGTGCCGCCGTCAGCATCGCGTATAGCTTGGCACTGCTGACCTACTCCTTGGAGAACGAGAACGTCGCCGCGCCAACGCTTCTCATGGTCGATTCCCCGCAGAAGAATTACGGGGCGAACACGCACGACAAGAAGCTCGCGTACCGGGTTTACGGGCGTTTCCTCGATCTCATGGACGATCGGCGCAGTTGGGGAAACGACCGTTTTGCCCGCCCCTACCAGGTGATCATCGTAGACAACGACATCGACCAAGGGGTTGCGGACCGGATCCTGGTGCACAGGTTCGACCGGGAACAAGGGTTCATCCGAGACCTGGCCGAGCCGCACGGGCCCGTAGTGGTGCCTGTACAAGGGGTGCTCGGCGAAGAGCAGGATGCTGCACTGGAGTAG